A single region of the Marmota flaviventris isolate mMarFla1 chromosome 10, mMarFla1.hap1, whole genome shotgun sequence genome encodes:
- the Adam15 gene encoding disintegrin and metalloproteinase domain-containing protein 15 isoform X6, with translation MRLALLWALGLLGAGSPLPSWPLPNIGFMEEQQARPERAPSGPSQPQILQDKVPIGLAEVFQTGLSKAMRIKVELDGDSYILELLQNRDLVPGRPTLAWYQPDGTQVVSEGHTLENCCYQGRVQGHTSSWVSMCACSGLRGLVVLSPERSYVLELGPGDIQGPPIISRIQDLRLPGHVCALSRNAPVPTQAPPGHPVGQRHIHRHKRDVVTETKIVELVIVADHSEVRRYPDFQRLLNRTLDVALLLDMFFQPLNVRVVLVGLEAWTQHDLIEMSPNPAVTLENFLHWRRTDLLPRLPHDSAQLVTDISFSGPMVGMAIQNSICSPDFSGGVNMDHSISILGVASSIAHELGHSLGLDHDSPGSSCPCPGPAPAKSCIMEASTDFLPGLNFSNCSRQALEKALLQGMGSCLFERLPSLPPMAPFCGNMFVDPGEQCDCGFPDDCTDPCCDYFTCQLRSGAQCASDGLCCQNCQLRPAGWQCRPSRGDCDLPEFCPGDSSQCPPDISLGDGEPCAGGEAVCVHGRCASYAQQCQSLWGPGAQPAAPLCLQTANTRGNVYGSCGRSANGSYIPCTPRDAVCGQLQCQGGRTQPLLGLAQELRWETLEANGTQLNCSWVHLDLGNDVAQPLLTLPGTACGPGLVCLDHRCQPVDLLGAQECRSRCHGHGVCDSNRHCHCEEGWAPPDCTTQLRATSSLTTGLLLSLLLLLVLVLLGASYWHRARLHQRLCQLKGSSCQYRAAQSSPPERPGPPQRAQVLPGTKSQGPTKPPPPRKPLPADPQGRRPSGDLPGPGAGIMPSVVPSRPAPPPPAASSLYL, from the exons ATGCGGCTGGCGCTGCTCTGGGCCCTGGGGCTCCTGGGCGCAGGCAGCCCTCTGCCTTCCTGGCCGCTCCCAAATATAG GTTTCATGGAGGAACAGCAGGCCAGACCAGAGAGGGCCCCGAGTGGGCCCTCGCAGCCCCAGATCCTTCAGGACAAGGTCCCTATTGGCCTAGCAGAGGTGTTTCAG ACGGGTCTGTCTAAGGCCATGAGGATCAAAGTGGAGCTGGACGGTGACAGTTACATCCTGGAGCTGCTGCAGAACAG GGATTTAGTCCCAGGTCGCCCAACCCTGGCATGGTATCAGCCAGATGGCACTCAGGTAGTCAGTGAGGGACATACTCTG GAGAACTGCTGCTATCAGGGCAGAGTACAAGGCCATACCAGCTCCTGGGTCTCCATGTGCGCCTGCTCCGGGCTCAG GGGCTTGGTGGTCCTGTCCCCAGAGAGAAGTTATGTCTTGGAGCTGGGGCCTGGGGACATTCAGGGTCCTCCCATTATCTCCCGGATCCAAGACCTTCGCTTGCCAGGCCACGTCTGTGCCTTGAGCCGGAATGCCCCTGTGCCCACGCAGGCTCCACCAGGGCACCCCGTGGGACAACGCCACATTCATCGG CACAAGCGGGACGTGGTAACAGAGACCAAGATTGTCGAGCTGGTGATCGTGGCCGACCATTCAGAG GTCAGGAGGTATCCCGACTTCCAGCGCCTGCTGAACCGCACACTGGATGTGGCCCTCCTGCTGGACATG TTCTTCCAGCCCCTGAATGTTCGGGTGGTACTGGTGGGCCTGGAGGCCTGGACCCAGCACGACCTGATAGAGATGAGCCCAAACCCAGCTGTCACTCTAGAAAACTTCCTCCACTGGCGCCGGACAGACTTGCTGCCTCGACTGCCCCATGACAGTGCCCAACTAGTGAC TGATATTTCTTTCTCTGGGCCCATGGTGGGCATGGCCATTCAGAACTCCATCTGTTCTCCCGACTTCTCAGGAGGTGTGAACATG GACCACTCCATAAGCATCCTGGGAGTTGCCTCCTCGATAGCCCATGAGTTGGGCCACAGCCTGGGCCTGGACCACGATTCACCTGGGAGCAGCTGCCCCTGTCCAGGTCCAGCCCCAGCAAAGAGCTGCATCATGGAGGCCTCCACCGA CTTCCTGCCAGGCCTGAACTTCAGCAACTGCAGCCGGCAGGCCCTGGAGAAAGCCCTCCTGCAGGGGATGGGCAGCTGCCTCTTTGAACGGCTGCCCAGCCTGCCCCCTATGGCCCCCTTCTGCGGAAATATGTTTGTGGACCCTGGCGAGCAGTGTGACTGCGGCTTCCCGGAT GACTGCACAGATCCCTGTTGTGATTACTTCACCTGCCAGCTGAGGTCAGGGGCACAGTGTGCATCTGACGGACTCTGTTGTCAGAACTGCCAG CTGCGCCCCGCCGGCTGGCAGTGCCGTCCTAGCAGAGGAGACTGTGACTTGCCCGAGTTCTGCCCAGGAGACAGCTCTCAGTGCCCCCCTGACATCAGCCTGGGGGACGGCGAGCCCTGTGCTGGTGGGGAGGCTGTGTGTGTCCACGGGCGCTGTGCCTCCTATGCCCAGCAGTGCCAGTCACTCTGGGGACCTGGGGCCCAGCCCGCCGCGCCACTTTGCCTCCAAACAGCCAATACTCGGGGCAACGTTTATGGGAGCTGTGGCCGAAGCGCCAATGGCAGCTACATACCCTGCACCCCTCG AGACGCCGTTTGTGGGCAGCTTCAGTGCCAGGGGGGCAGGACGCAGCCTCTCCTGGGCTTAGCCCAAGAGCTGCGCTGGGAGACGCTGGAGGCCAACGGGACACAACTGAACTGCAGCTGGGTACACCTGGACCTGGGCAACGACGTGGCCCAACCCCTCCTGACTCTGCCGGGCACAGCCTGTGGCCCTGGCCTG GTGTGTCTAGACCACCGATGCCAACCTGTGGATCTCCTGGGAGCACAAGAGTGTCGAAGCAGATGCCATGGACATGGA GTCTGTGACAGCAACAGGCACTGCCACTGCGAGGAGGGCTGGGCACCCCCGGACTGCACCACACAGCTCCGAG CAACCAGCTCCCTGACCACGGGGctgctcctcagcctcctgctgtTGCTGGTCCTAGTGCTACTTGGTGCCAGTTACTGGCACCGTGCCCGCCTGCACCAGCGACTTTGCCAGCTCAAGGGATCCAGCTGCCAATACAG GGCAGCCCAATCCAGTCCCCCTGAACGGCCAGGACCCCCCCAGAGGGCCCAGGTGTTGCCGGGCACTAAG TCTCAGGGGCCTACCAAGCCCCCACCCCCAAGGAAGCCACTGCCTGCTGACCCCCAAGGCAGGCGCCCTTCGGGTGACTTGCCTGGCCCAGGGGCTGGAATCATGCCTTCAGTGGTCCCCTCCAG GCCAGCACCACCGCCTCCAGCAGCATCCTCGCTCTACCTCTGA
- the Adam15 gene encoding disintegrin and metalloproteinase domain-containing protein 15 isoform X5 has translation MRLALLWALGLLGAGSPLPSWPLPNIGFMEEQQARPERAPSGPSQPQILQDKVPIGLAEVFQTGLSKAMRIKVELDGDSYILELLQNRDLVPGRPTLAWYQPDGTQVVSEGHTLENCCYQGRVQGHTSSWVSMCACSGLRGLVVLSPERSYVLELGPGDIQGPPIISRIQDLRLPGHVCALSRNAPVPTQAPPGHPVGQRHIHRHKRDVVTETKIVELVIVADHSEVRRYPDFQRLLNRTLDVALLLDMFFQPLNVRVVLVGLEAWTQHDLIEMSPNPAVTLENFLHWRRTDLLPRLPHDSAQLVTDISFSGPMVGMAIQNSICSPDFSGGVNMDHSISILGVASSIAHELGHSLGLDHDSPGSSCPCPGPAPAKSCIMEASTDFLPGLNFSNCSRQALEKALLQGMGSCLFERLPSLPPMAPFCGNMFVDPGEQCDCGFPDDCTDPCCDYFTCQLRSGAQCASDGLCCQNCQLRPAGWQCRPSRGDCDLPEFCPGDSSQCPPDISLGDGEPCAGGEAVCVHGRCASYAQQCQSLWGPGAQPAAPLCLQTANTRGNVYGSCGRSANGSYIPCTPRDAVCGQLQCQGGRTQPLLGLAQELRWETLEANGTQLNCSWVHLDLGNDVAQPLLTLPGTACGPGLVCLDHRCQPVDLLGAQECRSRCHGHGVCDSNRHCHCEEGWAPPDCTTQLRATSSLTTGLLLSLLLLLVLVLLGASYWHRARLHQRLCQLKGSSCQYRAAQSSPPERPGPPQRAQVLPGTKQVSALGFPAPPSRPLPPDPVPKRLQAELADRPNPPTRPLPADPVVRRPKVTVGGEKGTASSPT, from the exons ATGCGGCTGGCGCTGCTCTGGGCCCTGGGGCTCCTGGGCGCAGGCAGCCCTCTGCCTTCCTGGCCGCTCCCAAATATAG GTTTCATGGAGGAACAGCAGGCCAGACCAGAGAGGGCCCCGAGTGGGCCCTCGCAGCCCCAGATCCTTCAGGACAAGGTCCCTATTGGCCTAGCAGAGGTGTTTCAG ACGGGTCTGTCTAAGGCCATGAGGATCAAAGTGGAGCTGGACGGTGACAGTTACATCCTGGAGCTGCTGCAGAACAG GGATTTAGTCCCAGGTCGCCCAACCCTGGCATGGTATCAGCCAGATGGCACTCAGGTAGTCAGTGAGGGACATACTCTG GAGAACTGCTGCTATCAGGGCAGAGTACAAGGCCATACCAGCTCCTGGGTCTCCATGTGCGCCTGCTCCGGGCTCAG GGGCTTGGTGGTCCTGTCCCCAGAGAGAAGTTATGTCTTGGAGCTGGGGCCTGGGGACATTCAGGGTCCTCCCATTATCTCCCGGATCCAAGACCTTCGCTTGCCAGGCCACGTCTGTGCCTTGAGCCGGAATGCCCCTGTGCCCACGCAGGCTCCACCAGGGCACCCCGTGGGACAACGCCACATTCATCGG CACAAGCGGGACGTGGTAACAGAGACCAAGATTGTCGAGCTGGTGATCGTGGCCGACCATTCAGAG GTCAGGAGGTATCCCGACTTCCAGCGCCTGCTGAACCGCACACTGGATGTGGCCCTCCTGCTGGACATG TTCTTCCAGCCCCTGAATGTTCGGGTGGTACTGGTGGGCCTGGAGGCCTGGACCCAGCACGACCTGATAGAGATGAGCCCAAACCCAGCTGTCACTCTAGAAAACTTCCTCCACTGGCGCCGGACAGACTTGCTGCCTCGACTGCCCCATGACAGTGCCCAACTAGTGAC TGATATTTCTTTCTCTGGGCCCATGGTGGGCATGGCCATTCAGAACTCCATCTGTTCTCCCGACTTCTCAGGAGGTGTGAACATG GACCACTCCATAAGCATCCTGGGAGTTGCCTCCTCGATAGCCCATGAGTTGGGCCACAGCCTGGGCCTGGACCACGATTCACCTGGGAGCAGCTGCCCCTGTCCAGGTCCAGCCCCAGCAAAGAGCTGCATCATGGAGGCCTCCACCGA CTTCCTGCCAGGCCTGAACTTCAGCAACTGCAGCCGGCAGGCCCTGGAGAAAGCCCTCCTGCAGGGGATGGGCAGCTGCCTCTTTGAACGGCTGCCCAGCCTGCCCCCTATGGCCCCCTTCTGCGGAAATATGTTTGTGGACCCTGGCGAGCAGTGTGACTGCGGCTTCCCGGAT GACTGCACAGATCCCTGTTGTGATTACTTCACCTGCCAGCTGAGGTCAGGGGCACAGTGTGCATCTGACGGACTCTGTTGTCAGAACTGCCAG CTGCGCCCCGCCGGCTGGCAGTGCCGTCCTAGCAGAGGAGACTGTGACTTGCCCGAGTTCTGCCCAGGAGACAGCTCTCAGTGCCCCCCTGACATCAGCCTGGGGGACGGCGAGCCCTGTGCTGGTGGGGAGGCTGTGTGTGTCCACGGGCGCTGTGCCTCCTATGCCCAGCAGTGCCAGTCACTCTGGGGACCTGGGGCCCAGCCCGCCGCGCCACTTTGCCTCCAAACAGCCAATACTCGGGGCAACGTTTATGGGAGCTGTGGCCGAAGCGCCAATGGCAGCTACATACCCTGCACCCCTCG AGACGCCGTTTGTGGGCAGCTTCAGTGCCAGGGGGGCAGGACGCAGCCTCTCCTGGGCTTAGCCCAAGAGCTGCGCTGGGAGACGCTGGAGGCCAACGGGACACAACTGAACTGCAGCTGGGTACACCTGGACCTGGGCAACGACGTGGCCCAACCCCTCCTGACTCTGCCGGGCACAGCCTGTGGCCCTGGCCTG GTGTGTCTAGACCACCGATGCCAACCTGTGGATCTCCTGGGAGCACAAGAGTGTCGAAGCAGATGCCATGGACATGGA GTCTGTGACAGCAACAGGCACTGCCACTGCGAGGAGGGCTGGGCACCCCCGGACTGCACCACACAGCTCCGAG CAACCAGCTCCCTGACCACGGGGctgctcctcagcctcctgctgtTGCTGGTCCTAGTGCTACTTGGTGCCAGTTACTGGCACCGTGCCCGCCTGCACCAGCGACTTTGCCAGCTCAAGGGATCCAGCTGCCAATACAG GGCAGCCCAATCCAGTCCCCCTGAACGGCCAGGACCCCCCCAGAGGGCCCAGGTGTTGCCGGGCACTAAG CAGGTTAGTGCTCTCGGCTTTCCGGCCCCCCCCTCCAGGCCGCTGCCGCCTGACCCTGTGCCCAAGAGACTCCAG GCTGAGCTGGCTGACCGACCCAATCCCCCCACCCGCCCTCTGCCCGCTGACCCGGTGGTGAGGCGCCCGAAGGTAACAGTGGGGGGAGAGAAGGGCACAGCCTCTTCCCCCACCTAG